In a single window of the Rhodamnia argentea isolate NSW1041297 chromosome 2, ASM2092103v1, whole genome shotgun sequence genome:
- the LOC115751406 gene encoding oxysterol-binding protein-related protein 1C-like isoform X1 — protein MHPCCCVCPIFDQKASPALSSHFSMAAGAGQTRPDPPARSANHVHVDNHRNGEHRPDAAATSAREQPAVDVKINDIVGNGISGILNKWVNYGKGWRPRWFVLQDGVLSYYKIHGPDRIVVNQETEKGSKVIGEESLRRISRPSTSGQSQLQRKPVGEVHLKVSSIRESRSDDKRFSIFTGTKRLHLRAETREDRLAWLEALQAVKDMFPRMSNSELMAPMDNAIVSTEKLRHHLQEEGVREALIQECEQIMRNEAAAMQNQVLLLKQKQWLLIDTLRQLETEKVDLENTVVDESQRQLNDHKASSLRQNNSSAEASASESDDDNERADAAEEETEDEDNAFFDTQDFLSSSSFKSSASDLYRSSSSDNEGLYIAESEDDNDIDPSIRSAGLSFPYVKRRRKLPDPAETEKGISLWSMIKDNIGKDLTKVCLPVYFNEPLSSLQKCCEDMEYSYLIDRANEWGKKGNSLMRILNVAAFAVSGYSSTEGRICKPFNPLLGETYEADYPDKGLRFFSEKVSHHPMIVACHCEGTGWKFWGDSNLKSKFWGRSIQLDPVGILTLQFDDGEVFQWSKVTTSIYNLILGKLYCDHYGTMRIQGNRDYSCKLKFKEQSIIDRNPHQVHGIVQDKNGKTVATLFGKWDESMHYVIGDCSGMKKGSDSLSEACLLWKRSKPPKYPTRYNLTRFAITLNELTPRLKEKLPPTDSRLRPDQRYLENGEYEMANSEKLRLEQRQRQARKMQERGWKPRWFVKDKATDTYKYIGGYWETREHGNWESCPDIFGQVPAEQLE, from the exons atgCATCCTTGCTGCTGCGTCTGCCCGATCTTCGATCAAAAGGCTTCCCCTGCTCTGTCCTCCCATTTCTCCATGGCCGCCGGCGCCGGCCAAACCAGGCCCGATCCGCCCGCGCGATCCGCCAACCACGTCCACGTCGACAACCACCGCAACGGTGAGCACCGGCCCGACGCCGCCGCCACGTCCGCGAGGGAGCAGCCGGCGGTGGACGTGAAGATAAACGACATCGTAGGGAACGGGATATCGGGGATACTGAACAAATGGGTGAATTACGGCAAGGGATGGAGGCCGAGGTGGTTTGTGTTGCAAGACGGCGTGTTGTCGTATTATAAGATCCATGGGCCTGATAGGATCGTCGTTAATCAAGAGACCGAGAAAGGATCGAAAGTTATTGGTGAGGAGTCCTTGAGGCGGATCTCTCGGCCGTCGACTTCTGGGCAATCGCAGCTTCAGCGCAAGCCGGTCGGTGAAGTCCATCTCAAG GTCTCATCTATCCGCGAAAGCAGATCGGATGACAAGAGGTTTTCAATATTTACTGGAACAAAGAGGCTACATTTAAGAGCAGAAACTCGAGAAGATCGACTTGCGTGGTTGGAAGCACTGCAGGCTGTCAAGGACATGTTTCCTCGAATGTCTAACAGTGAGCTCATGGCCCCAATGGATAATGCAATTGTTTCAACCGAAAAGTTGAGACATCATCTTCAGGAAGAGGGTGTCCGTGAAGCTTTAATCCAGGAATGTGAACAGATCATGAGGAATGAAGCTGCAGCTATGCAGAATCAGGTGTTGCTTCTCAAGCAGAAGCAGTGGCTACTAATCGACACTCTCCGGCAGTTAGAG ACAGAAAAAGTTGATCTGGAGAACACAGTAGTCGATGAGAGCCAAAGACAGTTGAATGATCACAAGGCTTCTTCTTTGAGGCAAAACAATTCCAGTG CAGAGGCAAGTGCAAGTGAAtctgatgatgataatgaaagAGCAGATGCTGCGgaagaagaaacagaggatGAGGACAATGCCTTCTTTGATACTCAGGATTTTTTGTCATCTAGTTCTTTCAAGAGTAGTGCGTCTGATTTGTACAGATCATCTTCTTCAGACAATGAAGGCCTCTACATTGCTGAATCTGAAGATGATAATGATATCGATCCTTCTATAAGATCAGCCGGGTTGAGTTTTCCATATGTGAAGCGACGTAGGAAATTGCCTGATCCCGCTGAGACAGAGAAGGGCATCAGTCTTTGGTCTATGATAAAGGATAACATAGGGAAGGACCTCACGAAAGTCTGTCTTCCTGTTTACTTCAATGAGCCTCTTTCTTCTTTACAGAAATGTTGTGAAGATATGGAATATTCTTATCTCATTGACCGAGCAAATGAGTGGGGGAAGAAG GGTAATAGCCTTATGAGGATTCTTAATGTGGCTGCTTTTGCTGTGTCCGGATATTCTTCCACTGAAGGAAGAATTTGCAAGCCGTTTAACCCATTATTAGGGGAAACATATGAGGCTGACTATCCGGATAAAGGCCTACGCTTCTTCTCAGAGAAG GTCAGTCATCATCCCATGATTGTTGCATGTCATTGTGAGGGTACTGGCTGGAAATTCTGGGGAGATAGTAATCTGAAAAGTAAATTCTGGGGCCGTTCAATACAGCTTGATCCTGTTGGTATTTTAACTTTGCAATTTGACGACGGTGAAGTTTTCCAATGGAGTAAG GTGACAACATCCATATACAATCTCATATTGGGAAAACTTTATTGTGACCATTATGGAACTATGCGCATACAAGGCAATCGTGATTATTCGTGTAAGTTGAAATTCAAGGAGCAGTCTATCATCGACAGAAATCCTCACcag GTACATGGTATAGTTCAAGATAAGAATGGGAAGACCGTGGCAACTTTATTTGGGAAATGGGATGAAAGCATGCATTATGTAATTGGAGACTGCTCTGGGATGAAGAAAGGATCTGACTCGTTATCTGAAGCCTGTCTACTATGGAAACGTAGCAAGCCTCCTAAATATCCCACAAGATACAACTTAACACGCTTTGCCATAACACTGAATGAGCTTACCCCAAGACTCAAG GAGAAGTTGCCACCAACAGACTCAAGGCTTAGACCTGATCAGAGATATTTGGAGAATGGGGAGTATGAAATGGCAAATTCAGAGAAGTTGAGGCTTGAGCAGCGTCAACGGCAG GCTCGGAAGATGCAAGAGAGGGGCTGGAAACCACGGTGGTTTGTGAAGGACAAGGCAACTGATACGTACAAGTACATTGGCGGGTATTGGGAGACTAGAGAGCATGGGAATTGGGAATCGTGTCCCGATATCTTTGGTCAAGTTCCTGCAGAGCAACTAGAAtaa
- the LOC115751455 gene encoding probable calcium-binding protein CML29: MAHSENETLNQVLALVEAFRAFDSDDDGQITAVELGGIMRSLGYNVSAQEVDAMMGEADANRDGMLSVAEFLEMTTKDMDLGELASFLGTTLIPSMVGADGEVAVEVEDLRLIVQCLL, from the coding sequence ATGGCTCACTCGGAAAACGAGACTCTGAACCAAGTCCTCGCGCTTGTCGAGGCGTTCAGAGCGTTCGACAGCGACGACGACGGGCAAATCACCGCCGTCGAGCTCGGCGGGATCATGAGGTCGCTGGGCTACAACGTCTCGGCCCAAGAGGTGGACGCCATGATGGGGGAGGCGGACGCCAATAGGGACGGAATGCTGAGCGTGGCCGAGTTCCTGGAGATGACCACCAAGGATATGGATCTCGGGGAGCTCGCGAGCTTCCTCGGGACCACGTTGATCCCTTCCATGGTTGGCGCGGATGGGGAAGTTGCTGTCGAAGTCGAGGACTTGAGATTGATAGTCCAGTGCCTTCTTTAG
- the LOC115751407 gene encoding small ribosomal subunit protein S13, mitochondrial-like: protein MLWLSPTTAPCNTSARLQQFPVMFALRASARRSADAGRRLLQNAQGVRGIRIGNTEVPDDKKLAYSLQHIKGIGRSTARQILCELQIENKPTRELSGIELELLRDEVLNYNIGHNVDQETASCIKRLVAIQSYRGIRHVAGLPCRGQRTSTNARTRKNRGTPFAAFKMTSHR, encoded by the exons ATGCTTTGGCTAAGCCCTACGACGGCTCCTTGTAACACCAGCGCCCGGCTGCAACAGTTCCCAGTAATGTTCGCGTTACGCGCTTCAGCTCGAAGATCCGCCGATGCCGGTCGGCGACTCCTCCAAAACGCCCAG GGCGTTCGAGGAATTCGCATCGGGAACACGGAGGTTCCTGATGATAAGAAGCTGGCATATTCTCTCCAACATATAAAAGGAATTGGCCGCTCCACTGCTCGCCAAATACTGTGTGAGCTCCAGATCGAGAACAAGCCGACCAGGGAATTGTCGGGGATAGAGCTCGAGTTGCTCCGTGACGAGGTCCTCAACTACAACATTGGACATAATGTG GACCAAGAGACTGCCAGCTGCATTAAGAGACTGGTTGCAATACAAAGCTACAGGGGAATCAGGCACGTAGCTGGTTTGCCATGCAGAGGGCAGCGCACGAGCACGAATGCCCGTACCAGGAAGAACAGGGGAACTCCTTTTGCTGCATTTAAGATGACTTCCCATAGGTAG
- the LOC115751452 gene encoding uncharacterized protein LOC115751452 — MAKIKKIVEGIQFPATQDSLCILGSGTLKASKVRQSKKKKKKHCDTFEKEWDQATCSVCMEYPHNAVLLLCSSYDKGCRPYMCATGRRYSNCLEQYKKAYTKVTEVPNTREGNGSIPCASIICGQTNEKIEISELLCPLCRGQVKGWTVVEQARKYLNRKKRTCMQDKCTFLGSYRQICKHVKKEHPSAQPRAVDPLLKEKWKVLEQQRERNDVISTIMSSTPGAVMVGDYVLEPNHRDSFSDYSSEEYSDRDMFRFESFGRNYISQARRMHGNEYDSLRGNDIGSCPSFRSGRISRRVVSTSRSRRQRRNRMF; from the coding sequence ATGGCAAAAATTAAGAAGATTGTGGAGGGAATCCAGTTCCCAGCTACCCAGGATTCCTTGTGCATATTGGGATCTGGCACATTAAAGGCATCCAAAGTCAGACaatctaagaagaagaagaagaagcattgCGATACGTTTGAAAAGGAGTGGGACCAAGCTACCTGCTCAGTGTGTATGGAGTACCCTCACAATGCTGTACTTCTGCTATGTTCTTCCTATGACAAAGGTTGTCGACCATACATGTGTGCAACTGGGCGTCGCTATTCAAATTGTCTCGAGCAATACAAGAAGGCTTACACAAAAGTGACGGAAGTACCAAACACACGCGAGGGGAATGGATCGATCCCATGTGCTAGTATCATTTGTGGGCAGACTAATGAAAAGATAGAAATTTCTGAGCTTTTGTGCCCGCTTTGCCGGGGACAGGTGAAAGGCTGGACAGTGGTGGAACAGGCACGCAAGTATCTCAACAGAAAGAAGAGGACCTGCATGCAAGATAAGTGCACCTTTCTTGGCAGCTATAGGCAAATATGTAAGCATGTCAAGAAGGAGCATCCATCAGCACAGCCGCGGGCTGTGGACCCTTTGCTTAAGGAGAAGTGGAAGGTGCTTGAGCAGCAAAGAGAGAGGAATGATGTGATTAGTACAATTATGTCATCAACACCAGGTGCTGTAATGGTTGGGGATTATGTGCTGGAGCCAAACCATCGCGACTCTTTCTCTGATTATAGCTCAGAAGAATATTCAGATCGCGATATGTTTCGTTTCGAGTCTTTTGGAAGAAATTATATCTCGCAAGCTCGTAGAATGCATGGGAATGAATATGACTCATTGAGAGGGAACGATATCGGTTCTTGTCCTTCCTTTCGGTCCGGTCGTATCTCTCGCAGGGTAGTATCAACTAGTCGATCAAGAAGGCAGCGAAGGAATAGAATGTTTTAA
- the LOC115751406 gene encoding oxysterol-binding protein-related protein 1C-like isoform X2, giving the protein MHPCCCVCPIFDQKASPALSSHFSMAAGAGQTRPDPPARSANHVHVDNHRNGEHRPDAAATSAREQPAVDVKINDIVGNGISGILNKWVNYGKGWRPRWFVLQDGVLSYYKIHGPDRIVVNQETEKGSKVIGEESLRRISRPSTSGQSQLQRKPVGEVHLKVSSIRESRSDDKRFSIFTGTKRLHLRAETREDRLAWLEALQAVKDMFPRMSNSELMAPMDNAIVSTEKLRHHLQEEGVREALIQECEQIMRNEAAAMQNQVLLLKQKQWLLIDTLRQLETEKVDLENTVVDESQRQLNDHKASSLRQNNSSEASASESDDDNERADAAEEETEDEDNAFFDTQDFLSSSSFKSSASDLYRSSSSDNEGLYIAESEDDNDIDPSIRSAGLSFPYVKRRRKLPDPAETEKGISLWSMIKDNIGKDLTKVCLPVYFNEPLSSLQKCCEDMEYSYLIDRANEWGKKGNSLMRILNVAAFAVSGYSSTEGRICKPFNPLLGETYEADYPDKGLRFFSEKVSHHPMIVACHCEGTGWKFWGDSNLKSKFWGRSIQLDPVGILTLQFDDGEVFQWSKVTTSIYNLILGKLYCDHYGTMRIQGNRDYSCKLKFKEQSIIDRNPHQVHGIVQDKNGKTVATLFGKWDESMHYVIGDCSGMKKGSDSLSEACLLWKRSKPPKYPTRYNLTRFAITLNELTPRLKEKLPPTDSRLRPDQRYLENGEYEMANSEKLRLEQRQRQARKMQERGWKPRWFVKDKATDTYKYIGGYWETREHGNWESCPDIFGQVPAEQLE; this is encoded by the exons atgCATCCTTGCTGCTGCGTCTGCCCGATCTTCGATCAAAAGGCTTCCCCTGCTCTGTCCTCCCATTTCTCCATGGCCGCCGGCGCCGGCCAAACCAGGCCCGATCCGCCCGCGCGATCCGCCAACCACGTCCACGTCGACAACCACCGCAACGGTGAGCACCGGCCCGACGCCGCCGCCACGTCCGCGAGGGAGCAGCCGGCGGTGGACGTGAAGATAAACGACATCGTAGGGAACGGGATATCGGGGATACTGAACAAATGGGTGAATTACGGCAAGGGATGGAGGCCGAGGTGGTTTGTGTTGCAAGACGGCGTGTTGTCGTATTATAAGATCCATGGGCCTGATAGGATCGTCGTTAATCAAGAGACCGAGAAAGGATCGAAAGTTATTGGTGAGGAGTCCTTGAGGCGGATCTCTCGGCCGTCGACTTCTGGGCAATCGCAGCTTCAGCGCAAGCCGGTCGGTGAAGTCCATCTCAAG GTCTCATCTATCCGCGAAAGCAGATCGGATGACAAGAGGTTTTCAATATTTACTGGAACAAAGAGGCTACATTTAAGAGCAGAAACTCGAGAAGATCGACTTGCGTGGTTGGAAGCACTGCAGGCTGTCAAGGACATGTTTCCTCGAATGTCTAACAGTGAGCTCATGGCCCCAATGGATAATGCAATTGTTTCAACCGAAAAGTTGAGACATCATCTTCAGGAAGAGGGTGTCCGTGAAGCTTTAATCCAGGAATGTGAACAGATCATGAGGAATGAAGCTGCAGCTATGCAGAATCAGGTGTTGCTTCTCAAGCAGAAGCAGTGGCTACTAATCGACACTCTCCGGCAGTTAGAG ACAGAAAAAGTTGATCTGGAGAACACAGTAGTCGATGAGAGCCAAAGACAGTTGAATGATCACAAGGCTTCTTCTTTGAGGCAAAACAATTCCAGTG AGGCAAGTGCAAGTGAAtctgatgatgataatgaaagAGCAGATGCTGCGgaagaagaaacagaggatGAGGACAATGCCTTCTTTGATACTCAGGATTTTTTGTCATCTAGTTCTTTCAAGAGTAGTGCGTCTGATTTGTACAGATCATCTTCTTCAGACAATGAAGGCCTCTACATTGCTGAATCTGAAGATGATAATGATATCGATCCTTCTATAAGATCAGCCGGGTTGAGTTTTCCATATGTGAAGCGACGTAGGAAATTGCCTGATCCCGCTGAGACAGAGAAGGGCATCAGTCTTTGGTCTATGATAAAGGATAACATAGGGAAGGACCTCACGAAAGTCTGTCTTCCTGTTTACTTCAATGAGCCTCTTTCTTCTTTACAGAAATGTTGTGAAGATATGGAATATTCTTATCTCATTGACCGAGCAAATGAGTGGGGGAAGAAG GGTAATAGCCTTATGAGGATTCTTAATGTGGCTGCTTTTGCTGTGTCCGGATATTCTTCCACTGAAGGAAGAATTTGCAAGCCGTTTAACCCATTATTAGGGGAAACATATGAGGCTGACTATCCGGATAAAGGCCTACGCTTCTTCTCAGAGAAG GTCAGTCATCATCCCATGATTGTTGCATGTCATTGTGAGGGTACTGGCTGGAAATTCTGGGGAGATAGTAATCTGAAAAGTAAATTCTGGGGCCGTTCAATACAGCTTGATCCTGTTGGTATTTTAACTTTGCAATTTGACGACGGTGAAGTTTTCCAATGGAGTAAG GTGACAACATCCATATACAATCTCATATTGGGAAAACTTTATTGTGACCATTATGGAACTATGCGCATACAAGGCAATCGTGATTATTCGTGTAAGTTGAAATTCAAGGAGCAGTCTATCATCGACAGAAATCCTCACcag GTACATGGTATAGTTCAAGATAAGAATGGGAAGACCGTGGCAACTTTATTTGGGAAATGGGATGAAAGCATGCATTATGTAATTGGAGACTGCTCTGGGATGAAGAAAGGATCTGACTCGTTATCTGAAGCCTGTCTACTATGGAAACGTAGCAAGCCTCCTAAATATCCCACAAGATACAACTTAACACGCTTTGCCATAACACTGAATGAGCTTACCCCAAGACTCAAG GAGAAGTTGCCACCAACAGACTCAAGGCTTAGACCTGATCAGAGATATTTGGAGAATGGGGAGTATGAAATGGCAAATTCAGAGAAGTTGAGGCTTGAGCAGCGTCAACGGCAG GCTCGGAAGATGCAAGAGAGGGGCTGGAAACCACGGTGGTTTGTGAAGGACAAGGCAACTGATACGTACAAGTACATTGGCGGGTATTGGGAGACTAGAGAGCATGGGAATTGGGAATCGTGTCCCGATATCTTTGGTCAAGTTCCTGCAGAGCAACTAGAAtaa
- the LOC115751423 gene encoding probable 6-phosphogluconolactonase 1, whose translation MEKKRWESEGEVRFFESSEELSTGLADYVHHVSESALSERSSFSLALSGGDIPERLGKLARLPYLRTVEWSKWHLFWAEENVVPKRHPDSFYMQAKHHFISKVPIQPAHVVPACHETPGEAAADRYEFSIRQQVKDRTVPASPSSDCPRFDLVLLSLGPRSQVSSLHTDHPVLLEGSQWVAPVSVPGEQRERLTFTLPVINAAANVAIVASGSDVASAFREAMVDQSPMASSPARMIRPADGKLVWFVDAGAASLFSCGGTTASASGESDLMRSACM comes from the exons atggagaagaagagatgGGAGTCAGAGGGAGAGGTGAGGTTCTTCGAGAGCAGCGAAGAGCTGTCCACGGGCTTGGCCGACTATGTTCATCACGTCTCTGAATCTGCCCTCAGCGAGAGatcttccttctctctcgcCCTTTCTGGAGGAGACATTCCCGAGCGCTTAGG GAAGCTTGCGAGGCTGCCATACTTGAGGACGGTGGAGTGGTCCAAGTGGCATCTGTTTTGGGCTGAAGAGAACGTCGTCCCCAAAAGACACCCCGATAGCTTCTACATGCAAGCCAAACACCACTTCATCTCcaag GTTCCGATACAGCCAGCCCACGTTGTCCCGGCGTGCCACGAGACACCAGGCGAGGCGGCCGCCGACCGCTACGAGTTCTCCATCCGCCAGCAGGTGAAGGATCGAACGGTCCCGGCCTCTCCGTCCTCCGACTGCCCCCGGTTTGACCTCGTCCTCCTCAGCCTCGGGCCCCGCTCCCAAGTGTCCTCCCTCCACACCGACCACCCCGTCCTCCTGGAGGGCTCCCAGTGGGTCGCCCCAGTCTCAGTGCCCGGCGAGCAGAGGGAGCGCCTGACCTTCACGCTCCCCGTGATCAATGCCGCAGCCAACGTGGCTATCGTGGCCTCCGGGAGCGACGTGGCTAGCGCCTTCCGCGAGGCCATGGTGGACCAAAGTCCCATGGCGTCGAGCCCAGCCCGAATGATTCGGCCCGCCGACGGGAAGCTCGTTTGGTTCGTCGATGCCGGCGCCGCCTCACTGTTTTCCTGTGGCGGGACGACGGCTTCCGCCTCGGGTGAGAGCGATTTGATGCGATCTGCATGTATGTAG